The following are encoded in a window of Streptomyces sp. 11x1 genomic DNA:
- a CDS encoding ice-binding family protein: protein MKLKIPQAVRRRRLSGVLASALAATVAAVMVALTPTQALAIATQVPLATAASFSVLAGQGVTNTGPSLITHDLGTHPNPSITGFPPGQVLGAVHAADAVALQAKSDLVTAYNNAAGQATDFALASAIGSGQTLLPGVHTAVSGVGLTGDLILDAAGNPNAVWVFQIPEALTTASSSRVLLTNGASACNVFWQIGSSATLGTNSTFVGTIMALTSISVTTGTNIEGRALARNGSVTLDNNRIFLGGCATSTTGGTTTGTTTGGLVSGGLVTGGVLGGPILSPGATSGNTSGNTAGNTEGNVAGTTSGNTAGNTAGNTEGNTAGNTTSGNTMGNTAGNTSGGGGGHDHAPGRPDHGGKPGRPDDGGRPDHGKGDHAEYDHGKQHDENYGYDEVPKGYEGDDNSKGYED, encoded by the coding sequence ATGAAGCTGAAGATCCCTCAAGCGGTTCGCCGTCGTCGTTTGTCCGGCGTTCTGGCCTCGGCCCTTGCAGCGACGGTTGCCGCCGTGATGGTCGCCCTGACGCCGACGCAGGCGCTGGCCATCGCTACGCAGGTGCCTCTGGCCACGGCCGCGAGTTTCTCCGTTCTGGCGGGTCAGGGAGTCACCAATACCGGCCCCTCGCTGATCACCCACGACCTTGGGACGCACCCGAATCCGTCCATCACCGGATTCCCGCCCGGCCAGGTACTCGGCGCCGTACACGCGGCGGACGCTGTCGCGCTTCAGGCCAAGTCCGACCTGGTCACGGCGTACAACAATGCGGCCGGCCAGGCCACGGACTTCGCACTCGCGTCGGCAATCGGCAGCGGCCAGACGCTGCTTCCGGGCGTCCACACCGCTGTCTCCGGTGTCGGGCTCACCGGTGACCTGATCCTGGACGCCGCGGGGAACCCGAACGCCGTCTGGGTGTTCCAGATTCCTGAAGCTCTGACGACTGCGTCGTCCAGCCGAGTGCTCCTCACCAACGGGGCTTCGGCGTGCAACGTCTTCTGGCAGATCGGGAGTTCGGCCACGCTCGGCACCAACTCCACATTCGTGGGCACCATCATGGCTCTGACCTCGATCAGCGTGACGACAGGGACGAACATCGAGGGGCGGGCGCTGGCCCGTAACGGCTCCGTGACGCTCGACAACAACAGGATCTTCCTCGGCGGGTGCGCTACCTCCACCACTGGTGGAACGACCACCGGCACCACGACCGGCGGGCTGGTCAGCGGCGGCCTCGTCACCGGTGGCGTCCTGGGCGGGCCGATCCTCTCGCCCGGCGCCACGTCCGGGAACACCTCAGGCAACACCGCTGGTAACACTGAGGGCAACGTCGCCGGCACCACGTCCGGGAACACCGCAGGAAACACCGCTGGTAACACTGAGGGCAACACTGCAGGGAACACCACCTCCGGGAACACCATGGGCAACACGGCCGGGAACACCTCCGGCGGTGGTGGCGGGCACGACCACGCGCCGGGCCGGCCGGATCACGGCGGCAAGCCTGGAAGGCCGGACGACGGGGGCAGGCCCGACCACGGGAAGGGCGACCACGCCGAGTACGACCACGGCAAGCAGCACGACGAGAACTACGGCTACGACGAGGTGCCCAAGGGCTACGAGGGCGACGACAACTCCAAGGGCTACGAGGATTAG
- a CDS encoding DUF5819 family protein has product MEEIQQSDSGPATQERIGVTAAPHKSPRSIRALKSGLRAAVVMCLAATVVHVILVFLHVAPANTVSKRYSPLVNAWVYPFFEQNWRLFAPDPESVNRQILARTARTGSDGSAHVGPWFDLTAVDRSAVEHQPFPSHTAQNMLRRAWTGYVDTHGGDDKPRTERALMMQKYLTNIAADRVAAHKSRTFDFIQLRVVTLPIDAPGPAAGKRPPTPVENRLLPWWKVTRHGN; this is encoded by the coding sequence TTGGAGGAAATCCAGCAGTCCGACTCCGGTCCGGCCACCCAGGAACGTATTGGCGTCACGGCCGCGCCGCACAAGTCGCCGAGAAGCATCCGTGCGCTGAAATCCGGGCTGCGCGCCGCCGTGGTCATGTGCCTCGCAGCGACTGTCGTCCACGTCATTCTCGTGTTCCTTCACGTGGCCCCGGCCAATACCGTCTCCAAGCGATACAGCCCACTGGTCAATGCATGGGTGTATCCCTTCTTCGAACAGAACTGGCGGCTCTTTGCTCCGGACCCGGAATCTGTCAACCGGCAGATTCTGGCGAGAACCGCACGCACCGGCTCCGACGGATCGGCCCATGTGGGTCCCTGGTTCGACCTGACCGCCGTGGACCGTTCCGCAGTCGAACATCAGCCGTTCCCGAGCCACACGGCGCAGAACATGCTGCGCCGTGCCTGGACCGGCTACGTCGACACGCACGGAGGAGACGACAAGCCGCGCACGGAACGCGCCCTGATGATGCAGAAGTACCTGACCAACATCGCCGCGGACCGCGTTGCCGCCCACAAGAGCCGCACCTTCGACTTCATTCAGCTCCGCGTCGTCACACTGCCCATCGACGCGCCCGGCCCCGCCGCCGGCAAGCGCCCGCCGACGCCGGTCGAGAACCGGCTCCTGCCCTGGTGGAAGGTGACCCGCCATGGAAACTGA
- a CDS encoding DUF2797 domain-containing protein — translation MARVWRCTGLRWGEDGAPSLRWAGGWGSSLPRGKAVAFEVVSDGRTCVGARGNPCPVRAEVPERSTGARCEECARLDRAHSVAADTIADDPRPYHVYLAWFGPGMVKVGITAVERGPARLLEQGAVCFGWLGRGPLMAARRSEEMLRAALGVPDRIPYAEKRVVRAGLPTVEERVGELAELHGRAQGLAAWPESLERLPFQAVDHCGAFGLDGLPAADGVVTELAPGGAVGGEILAVAGPDLHLETGRGVVVLDTRLMTGWELTAPVGGGSRDVLTLPVRELRSRGDGSVQEGLF, via the coding sequence ATGGCACGCGTGTGGAGATGTACGGGGCTGCGCTGGGGCGAGGATGGGGCGCCGTCCTTGCGGTGGGCGGGTGGGTGGGGCAGTTCGCTGCCACGGGGGAAAGCGGTGGCCTTCGAGGTCGTGAGCGACGGGCGTACGTGCGTCGGCGCTCGCGGGAATCCGTGTCCGGTGCGGGCCGAGGTGCCCGAGCGTAGTACGGGCGCCCGGTGCGAGGAATGTGCGCGGCTCGACCGGGCGCACTCCGTGGCCGCCGACACGATCGCCGACGACCCGCGGCCGTATCACGTGTACCTCGCGTGGTTCGGGCCTGGCATGGTGAAGGTCGGGATCACCGCCGTCGAGCGGGGACCGGCGCGGTTGTTGGAGCAGGGCGCGGTCTGCTTCGGGTGGCTCGGGCGCGGGCCGTTGATGGCCGCCCGGCGGTCGGAGGAGATGCTGCGGGCCGCTCTCGGCGTGCCTGATCGGATTCCGTACGCCGAGAAGCGGGTCGTGCGGGCCGGGCTGCCGACGGTCGAGGAGCGTGTCGGGGAGTTGGCCGAGCTGCACGGGCGCGCCCAGGGGCTCGCGGCGTGGCCCGAGTCGTTGGAGCGCCTTCCCTTCCAAGCCGTCGACCACTGCGGGGCGTTCGGGCTCGACGGGTTGCCGGCCGCCGACGGTGTGGTGACCGAGCTGGCCCCGGGCGGGGCCGTGGGCGGTGAGATCCTCGCCGTCGCCGGACCCGATCTTCATCTGGAGACCGGGCGCGGAGTCGTCGTGCTCGACACACGGCTCATGACCGGCTGGGAGCTGACCGCACCCGTCGGCGGGGGCTCCCGGGACGTCCTCACCCTGCCCGTACGGGAGTTGCGGAGCCGAGGGGACGGGAGCGTGCAGGAGGGGTTGTTCTAA
- a CDS encoding glycosyltransferase, producing the protein MQTDSSPGTLPAREHLPAGNAGTPVLDVVIPVYNEEKDLQPCVLRLHEHLARTFPYTFRITIADNASTDTTPRVAARLAAELPEVTSFRLEQKGRGRALRTVWSGSDAPVLAYMDVDLSTDLNALLPLVAPLISGHSDLAIGSRLARSSRVVRGTKREFISRAYNLILRGSLQARFSDAQCGFKAIRRDVAQALLPLVEDTGWFFDTEMLVLAERAGLRIHEVPVDWVDDPNSTVHIVKTATDDLKGVWRVGKALATGSLALDRLARPFGDDPRDREIQDVPRGLARQLLGFCVVGGLSTLFYLLLYSGFRAFSGAQIANALALLLSAIANTAANRRLTFGVRGRGGVIKHQAQGLVVFGIGLALTSGSLAALHAATSDPAHSTELAVLVAANLAATVLRFLLFRAWVFPDRRDGSFVDSSSVDGSRADGSLATGSTVVAPHRPAPHQPVSHQPVSHQPVSHHPAPPVHVTAATVTVRPYDQDSRNAR; encoded by the coding sequence ATGCAAACCGACTCTTCTCCCGGCACCCTGCCGGCGCGGGAGCACCTCCCGGCCGGAAACGCCGGTACGCCTGTCCTGGACGTAGTGATCCCCGTCTACAACGAGGAGAAGGACCTCCAGCCGTGTGTCCTCAGACTGCACGAGCACCTCGCGCGCACGTTCCCTTACACGTTCCGCATCACGATCGCGGACAACGCGTCGACGGACACCACCCCGCGGGTGGCGGCACGGCTGGCGGCGGAGCTCCCCGAGGTGACGTCCTTCCGCCTGGAGCAGAAGGGACGCGGGCGGGCGCTTCGGACGGTGTGGTCGGGGTCCGACGCGCCGGTCCTCGCCTATATGGACGTGGACCTGTCGACGGACCTCAACGCCCTGCTCCCGCTCGTCGCCCCGTTGATCTCCGGCCACTCGGACCTCGCGATCGGCTCCCGGCTCGCCCGCTCCTCGCGGGTGGTGCGCGGCACCAAGCGGGAGTTCATCAGCCGCGCGTACAACCTGATCCTGCGCGGCTCGCTGCAGGCCCGGTTCTCCGACGCGCAGTGCGGGTTCAAGGCGATACGCCGGGACGTCGCCCAGGCGTTGCTGCCCCTGGTCGAGGACACCGGGTGGTTCTTCGACACCGAGATGCTGGTGCTCGCGGAGCGGGCCGGGCTCAGGATCCATGAGGTCCCGGTGGACTGGGTCGACGACCCGAACTCGACCGTCCACATCGTGAAGACGGCCACCGACGACCTCAAGGGTGTCTGGCGGGTGGGCAAGGCGCTGGCCACCGGATCCCTCGCGCTCGACCGGCTCGCACGCCCGTTCGGGGACGATCCCCGGGACCGCGAGATCCAGGACGTGCCGCGCGGCCTCGCCCGCCAACTCCTAGGCTTCTGTGTGGTGGGCGGCCTCTCCACCCTGTTCTACCTGCTCCTCTACAGCGGCTTCCGGGCCTTCTCCGGCGCGCAGATCGCCAACGCGCTCGCCCTGCTGCTCTCGGCGATCGCCAACACCGCTGCCAACCGACGGCTCACCTTCGGCGTCCGGGGCCGCGGCGGTGTCATCAAGCACCAGGCGCAGGGGCTGGTGGTGTTCGGCATCGGACTGGCCCTCACCAGCGGCTCGCTCGCCGCGCTGCACGCGGCGACCTCCGACCCCGCGCACTCCACGGAACTGGCGGTCCTCGTCGCGGCCAACCTCGCGGCGACGGTGCTGCGGTTCCTGCTCTTCCGGGCGTGGGTGTTCCCGGACCGGCGTGACGGTTCGTTCGTCGACAGCTCGTCCGTCGACGGCTCCCGTGCCGACGGCTCCCTTGCCACGGGCTCGACCGTCGTCGCCCCGCACCGCCCGGCTCCGCACCAGCCGGTTTCGCACCAGCCGGTTTCGCACCAGCCGGTTTCGCACCACCCGGCTCCGCCGGTCCACGTGACCGCGGCGACGGTGACGGTACGCCCGTACGATCAGGATTCGAGGAACGCACGATGA
- a CDS encoding HTTM domain-containing protein — protein sequence METEAQRTAPAGADRWIAARINAVWDLLTGRPVSLYAASVLRIGYGLLYLLFLLREFPYRAEIWGPGSAWTPALARQLFEQTGWFSILPLSDSRVYFELCYVLALVTSVLFMLGWRTRVLSVLFAAVVTSFHARAVFMTDGGDNLILLMSLYLVLTACGRRWSLDARRNRLKALRAGNTPEPPGSLFGRQLRDARTSLVAVVHNCGMFLIAAQVCFLYGSAGLYKVQGPSWSSGTALHYVVNLELFRPWPALSHFVDEHTLMVAIAGYMTVLLQVAFPFVLFGRLKYPVLAMLLGMHIGIAVLMGLPLFSGAMIVADAAFLPDRFYTFLPHLCRRAMRRTGSRRPVPGRAAGSGAVPAQGRPGVLGSKYRVTLPAGRKDTTLATEPASPEVPPKSS from the coding sequence ATGGAAACTGAGGCGCAGAGGACCGCGCCCGCCGGCGCCGACCGGTGGATCGCCGCCCGGATCAACGCCGTATGGGACCTCCTGACCGGCCGCCCGGTGTCCTTGTACGCCGCGTCGGTGCTGCGCATCGGTTACGGGCTGCTCTACCTGCTCTTTCTGCTGCGCGAGTTCCCGTATCGTGCCGAGATCTGGGGTCCTGGTTCTGCGTGGACGCCCGCCTTGGCACGCCAGCTCTTCGAGCAGACGGGCTGGTTCAGCATCCTGCCCCTGTCCGACAGCCGCGTCTACTTCGAGCTCTGCTATGTGCTGGCTCTCGTCACATCCGTACTGTTCATGCTGGGCTGGCGGACCCGCGTCCTGTCCGTCCTCTTCGCCGCCGTGGTGACCTCGTTCCACGCCCGGGCGGTTTTCATGACGGACGGGGGCGATAACCTCATCCTGCTGATGTCCCTCTACCTCGTCCTCACCGCGTGCGGTCGGCGCTGGTCCCTGGACGCGCGCAGAAACCGGCTGAAGGCGCTTCGTGCGGGCAACACGCCGGAACCGCCGGGGAGCCTCTTCGGGCGGCAGCTCCGCGATGCCCGAACCAGCTTGGTCGCGGTGGTGCACAACTGCGGCATGTTCCTCATCGCCGCACAGGTCTGCTTCCTCTACGGATCAGCTGGCCTGTACAAGGTCCAGGGACCTTCCTGGAGCAGCGGCACCGCCCTCCACTACGTCGTGAACCTCGAACTCTTCCGGCCCTGGCCCGCGCTCTCCCACTTCGTGGACGAGCACACGCTCATGGTTGCCATCGCCGGCTACATGACCGTGCTCTTGCAGGTGGCCTTCCCGTTCGTCCTCTTCGGCAGGCTCAAGTACCCCGTTCTCGCCATGCTGCTGGGCATGCACATCGGCATCGCGGTGCTCATGGGTTTGCCTCTCTTCTCCGGCGCCATGATCGTTGCGGATGCCGCGTTCCTTCCCGACCGCTTCTACACCTTCCTGCCCCACCTCTGCCGACGCGCGATGCGGCGGACGGGCAGCCGGCGTCCGGTACCCGGACGAGCGGCAGGATCCGGAGCTGTACCTGCGCAAGGCAGACCCGGCGTACTCGGCTCGAAGTATCGAGTCACACTTCCTGCAGGGCGGAAGGACACCACGCTCGCCACCGAGCCCGCGTCCCCCGAGGTGCCCCCGAAGAGCAGTTGA
- a CDS encoding SSI family serine proteinase inhibitor: MLQSLPGARRKPPTGSSTPLAATSPSALPTATPPTPNPTRPAPTLGRVLLGVVASVAAGAAGTLAPAAPGAYAAEAVSRPAPPMPSPAAGPGDRLTVTVRKAGGGADGTFELRCHPEGGTHPDVREACGRLDRRTTWGTDPFAPVRSGTVCTMQYGGPATAHVTGTWAGRRVDARFDRGDGCEIARWDDMVPVLPDLRA; encoded by the coding sequence ATGTTGCAGAGCCTTCCCGGCGCGCGCCGGAAGCCCCCCACAGGTTCCTCCACCCCCCTCGCCGCCACGTCTCCCTCCGCACTCCCCACCGCCACACCCCCCACCCCGAACCCCACCCGCCCCGCCCCCACCCTGGGCCGGGTCCTCCTCGGGGTCGTCGCCTCGGTCGCCGCGGGTGCCGCCGGCACCCTCGCGCCGGCGGCACCGGGCGCGTACGCCGCCGAGGCCGTGTCGCGTCCCGCGCCGCCCATGCCCAGCCCGGCCGCCGGGCCCGGGGACCGGCTGACCGTCACCGTGCGCAAGGCCGGCGGCGGCGCGGACGGGACCTTCGAACTGCGGTGCCATCCGGAAGGGGGCACGCACCCGGACGTACGGGAGGCGTGCGGGCGGCTCGATCGCCGGACGACCTGGGGGACGGATCCCTTCGCACCGGTCCGGTCCGGCACCGTGTGCACGATGCAGTACGGCGGACCGGCCACTGCGCACGTGACCGGGACCTGGGCCGGACGCCGCGTCGACGCCCGTTTCGACCGCGGCGACGGCTGCGAGATCGCCCGCTGGGACGACATGGTTCCCGTCCTGCCCGACCTCCGCGCGTAA
- a CDS encoding transposase: MADAVVTGERTAQLLGAWIVFEDEAGQDLKPGKGRTWSRRGRTPLVKVVGKGSGRVLMAGMICVWPGHETRLIYRTQTYRGRTGEKKGFRSREFADLLNSARRQLGDAPLIVVWDNASTHHAKPLREFCERNSDWLTIVKLPPYAPDLNPVEGDWAHVKKSLANLAPRAVEDLTPLVKSRLRGIQRRPGVLDGFIAETGLAQKPP; this comes from the coding sequence GTGGCGGACGCAGTGGTCACGGGTGAGAGGACAGCCCAGCTCCTGGGCGCGTGGATCGTCTTCGAGGACGAAGCAGGGCAGGACCTGAAGCCCGGCAAGGGCCGCACCTGGTCGAGGCGGGGCAGAACGCCCCTGGTCAAGGTCGTGGGCAAGGGCTCGGGCCGGGTCCTGATGGCCGGGATGATCTGTGTGTGGCCAGGCCACGAGACCCGTCTGATCTACCGGACCCAGACGTACCGCGGCCGTACCGGCGAGAAGAAGGGCTTCCGGTCCCGCGAGTTCGCGGACCTGTTGAACTCTGCTCGTCGGCAGCTCGGCGATGCCCCGCTGATCGTGGTGTGGGACAACGCCAGCACCCATCACGCCAAGCCCTTGCGGGAGTTCTGCGAGCGCAACAGCGACTGGCTGACCATCGTCAAGCTCCCGCCCTACGCGCCCGACCTCAACCCCGTCGAAGGCGACTGGGCCCACGTGAAGAAGTCCCTGGCCAACCTCGCACCCCGCGCGGTCGAAGACCTCACCCCGCTCGTGAAGAGCCGCTTACGCGGCATCCAACGCAGACCCGGAGTACTCGACGGCTTCATCGCCGAGACCGGACTGGCACAGAAGCCTCCGTAA
- a CDS encoding HAMP domain-containing sensor histidine kinase — protein MSGRRRTRTQRQPRPWLRRGQPRTLRTRLVVSAVALIAVVASVIGTVTTFALSEHLYQQLASEVKDIAKRTDGPKGPGGVRIVTPGDFDTSTLTTDEKLQFVTRGGSPEYTIGAVVQNGTIVKGVVGELANSSTTGLPDMKAVTLSDADLAALATVATDGDTHKVSLPDQGNYLVTYETNQDGDAFYVGLPTKSVTNTLSTLIAVELSVTGAGLVAAGIAGSVLVGVALRPLRKVAATATRVSELPLHTGEVTLNERVSASETDPHTEVGQVGAALNRMLDHIHGALHSRQESETRVRQFVADASHELRTPLASIRGYAELTRRGREEIGPDTRHALGRIESESGRMTMLVEDLLLLARLDAGRPLQFEQTDLIPLVVDTVSDARVAGRSHSWRLDLPDVPALVSADAARLQQVLVNLLANARTHTPPGTTVTARVQRRGPWMCVDVEDDGQGIPEELLPHVFERFARGDSSRSRASGSTGLGLAIVQAVADAHGGAVTVDSGPGRTVFTVHLPALGRDVPLLDDAANWELDEVQYDGEHHSEHHGQHDGRDDGVFDDAFDRAFDRAFDGNGLVTGATPDDRTHRRTTV, from the coding sequence ATGAGCGGGCGTCGACGGACGCGTACGCAGAGACAGCCGCGGCCGTGGCTGAGGCGAGGACAGCCGCGCACGCTGCGTACGCGGCTCGTCGTCTCCGCGGTGGCGTTGATCGCGGTGGTGGCCTCCGTCATCGGAACCGTGACGACGTTCGCGCTGAGTGAGCATCTGTACCAGCAGCTGGCGTCCGAGGTGAAGGACATCGCCAAGCGCACCGACGGGCCCAAGGGGCCCGGGGGCGTGAGGATCGTCACGCCGGGCGACTTCGACACCAGCACGTTGACGACGGACGAGAAGCTCCAGTTCGTCACGAGGGGCGGTTCGCCGGAGTACACGATCGGCGCCGTCGTGCAGAACGGGACCATCGTCAAGGGTGTCGTCGGCGAGCTGGCGAACTCCAGCACCACCGGCCTGCCGGACATGAAGGCCGTCACGCTGAGCGACGCGGACCTCGCCGCGCTCGCCACGGTCGCCACGGACGGCGACACGCACAAGGTCAGTCTGCCCGACCAGGGCAATTACCTGGTCACGTACGAGACCAACCAAGACGGTGACGCGTTCTACGTGGGCCTGCCCACCAAGTCCGTCACCAATACCCTCAGCACCCTCATCGCCGTTGAACTCAGCGTCACCGGCGCCGGGCTCGTCGCCGCCGGTATCGCCGGGTCCGTGCTCGTCGGGGTCGCGCTGCGGCCCTTGCGGAAGGTGGCGGCCACCGCGACCCGGGTCTCCGAGCTGCCGTTGCACACCGGTGAGGTGACCCTCAACGAGCGGGTGTCGGCATCCGAGACCGATCCGCACACCGAGGTCGGCCAGGTCGGCGCCGCGCTCAACCGCATGCTCGACCACATCCACGGCGCCCTGCACTCACGGCAGGAGAGCGAGACGCGCGTACGGCAGTTCGTGGCCGACGCCAGTCACGAGCTGCGGACGCCGCTCGCGTCGATCCGCGGATACGCCGAGCTGACCCGGCGCGGCCGGGAGGAGATCGGGCCCGACACCCGGCACGCGCTCGGGCGGATCGAGTCCGAGTCCGGGCGGATGACCATGCTCGTCGAGGACCTGCTGCTGCTCGCGCGGCTCGACGCGGGACGCCCGTTGCAGTTCGAGCAGACCGACCTCATCCCCCTCGTCGTGGACACCGTCAGCGACGCGCGCGTCGCCGGGCGGAGCCACAGCTGGCGGCTCGACCTGCCGGACGTGCCCGCCCTCGTGTCGGCGGACGCGGCGCGGCTCCAGCAGGTGCTCGTCAACCTGCTCGCCAACGCCCGGACGCATACGCCACCCGGCACCACCGTCACCGCACGCGTGCAGCGGCGCGGGCCGTGGATGTGCGTCGACGTCGAGGACGACGGACAGGGCATCCCGGAGGAGTTGCTGCCGCACGTGTTCGAGCGGTTCGCGCGCGGGGACTCGTCGCGGTCCAGGGCCTCCGGCTCGACCGGACTCGGGCTCGCCATCGTGCAGGCCGTCGCCGACGCGCACGGCGGCGCCGTGACCGTCGACAGCGGGCCCGGCAGGACCGTGTTCACCGTGCATCTGCCGGCCCTCGGCCGGGACGTACCGCTGCTCGACGATGCCGCGAACTGGGAGCTCGACGAGGTCCAGTACGACGGTGAGCACCACAGTGAGCACCACGGTCAGCACGACGGTCGGGACGACGGCGTGTTCGACGACGCCTTCGACCGCGCCTTCGACCGTGCCTTCGACGGCAACGGGCTGGTGACCGGCGCGACACCTGACGATCGGACTCACAGGCGCACCACAGTGTGA
- a CDS encoding winged helix-turn-helix domain-containing protein, whose amino-acid sequence MEAGPAAHGWAEDRRWTLARVTELIHSLDDYRYTPRGVSYLLHRLGWSRQALTHRAVERDEQAVARWRTQWSRVRGQPSSWARGSSSRTKQGRT is encoded by the coding sequence TTGGAGGCGGGGCCGGCGGCGCACGGCTGGGCGGAGGACCGGCGGTGGACCCTGGCGAGGGTCACGGAGCTGATCCATAGCCTGGACGACTACCGGTACACCCCGCGTGGAGTGTCGTATCTGCTGCACCGGCTGGGCTGGTCACGGCAGGCCCTCACCCACAGGGCCGTCGAGCGCGATGAGCAGGCAGTGGCCAGGTGGCGGACGCAGTGGTCACGGGTGAGAGGACAGCCCAGCTCCTGGGCGCGTGGATCGTCTTCGAGGACGAAGCAGGGCAGGACCTGA
- a CDS encoding response regulator transcription factor — protein sequence MTTTSPQGRTELLRPDGSPVRVLVVDDELSITELLSMALRYEGWQIRSAGDGTGALQTARDFRPDAVVLDMMLPDMDGLTVLGRLRRELPDVPVLFLTAKDAVEDRIAGLTAGGDDYVTKPFSLEEVVARLRGLIRRSGAADRRSDSVLVVGDLMLDEDSHEVSRGGANIHLTATEFELLRFLMRNPRRVLSKAQILDRVWSYDFGGQANVVELYISYLRRKIDAGREPMIHTRRGAGYLIKPASS from the coding sequence ATGACCACGACCTCGCCCCAGGGGCGCACCGAACTGCTGAGGCCGGACGGGAGCCCCGTCCGAGTGCTTGTGGTGGACGACGAGCTGTCGATCACCGAACTGCTGTCCATGGCCCTGCGCTATGAGGGATGGCAGATCCGGAGTGCGGGGGACGGCACGGGTGCCCTCCAGACCGCCCGGGACTTCCGGCCCGACGCCGTCGTCCTCGACATGATGCTGCCCGACATGGACGGGCTGACCGTCCTCGGTCGGCTGCGGCGTGAGCTGCCGGACGTGCCGGTGCTCTTCCTGACCGCGAAGGACGCGGTCGAGGACCGGATCGCCGGGCTCACGGCCGGTGGCGACGACTACGTCACCAAGCCGTTCAGCCTCGAAGAGGTCGTGGCGAGACTGCGCGGGCTGATCCGCCGGTCCGGTGCCGCCGACCGTCGTTCCGACTCCGTGCTCGTCGTCGGTGACCTCATGCTCGACGAGGACAGTCACGAGGTGTCGCGCGGCGGGGCGAACATCCACCTCACCGCCACCGAGTTCGAACTGCTGCGCTTCCTCATGCGGAATCCGCGGCGCGTGCTCAGCAAGGCGCAGATCCTCGACCGCGTGTGGTCGTACGACTTCGGTGGCCAGGCCAATGTGGTCGAGCTCTACATCTCGTATCTGCGGCGCAAGATCGACGCCGGGCGTGAGCCGATGATCCACACCCGGCGTGGAGCCGGCTATCTGATCAAGCCCGCCTCGTCATGA
- a CDS encoding helix-turn-helix domain-containing protein, with product MRYADGGGLTAVGRAKREAVRFEGAEMFERGVRPPEVARRLRVSRKSAYAWHAAWREGGSAALASKGPGGFRVSSAMPRRNDCRPSWRRGRRRTAGRRTGGGPWRGSRS from the coding sequence ATGAGGTACGCGGATGGGGGCGGCCTGACCGCTGTGGGGCGGGCGAAGCGTGAGGCAGTGCGCTTTGAGGGCGCGGAGATGTTCGAGCGAGGCGTGCGGCCGCCGGAGGTGGCCCGCAGGTTACGGGTGTCGCGAAAGTCGGCGTACGCCTGGCACGCCGCCTGGCGCGAGGGCGGCAGCGCGGCTCTGGCCTCCAAGGGGCCTGGCGGCTTCCGTGTCAGCTCAGCGATGCCCAGGCGGAACGACTGCAGGCCGAGTTGGAGGCGGGGCCGGCGGCGCACGGCTGGGCGGAGGACCGGCGGTGGACCCTGGCGAGGGTCACGGAGCTGA